The following proteins come from a genomic window of Miscanthus floridulus cultivar M001 chromosome 2, ASM1932011v1, whole genome shotgun sequence:
- the LOC136539071 gene encoding pentatricopeptide repeat-containing protein At5g61370, mitochondrial-like, whose protein sequence is MEAVVRDVVCFGSGSLDEMGSRLDRLGVAVSPHLVGRVIDSCGETGGGSGRRLLRFLVRCRSRHPGSLGVEALDRAIGALAWAGDLTAMRIAITDAEKDRQRIAPETFSTVVDALVKAGREDEAVRLFRGLERQRLLPEHGGCVGGDGVWSSSLAMIQALCKRGYAREALGVVWHHKSELSAEPTASLNVASSMVGAFMGTLRRLGKSSMK, encoded by the coding sequence ATGGAGGCCGTGGTGCGAGACGTCGTGTGCTTCGGGTCCGGGAGCCTCGACGAGATGGGGAGCAGGCTGGACCGGCTGGGCGTGGCCGTCTCGCCGCACCTGGTGGGGCGCGTGATCGACTCGTGCGGCGAGACGGGCGGAGGCTCTGGCAGGAGGTTGCTGCGCTTTTTGGTGCGGTGCCGGTCCAGGCACCCCGGGTCGCTGGGGGTGGAGGCGCTCGACAGGGCGATTGGGGCGCTTGCGTGGGCCGGGGACCTTACTGCGATGAGAATCGCCATTACTGATGCTGAGAAGGACAGGCAGAGGATAGCTCCCGAGACATTTTCCACCGTGGTCGACGCACTTGTCAAGGCGGGGAGGGAGGATGAGGCAGTTCGCCTGTTTAGAGGCTTGGAGAGGCAACGATTGCTGCCTGAGCATGGGGGCTGTGTTGGAGGCGATGGCGTATGGTCGAGCAGCCTTGCCATGATCCAGGCATTGTGTAAGAGGGGCTATGCTCGTGAGGCACTGGGTGTTGTGTGGCACCATAAGAGCGAGCTCTCGGCAGAGCCCACAGCATCGTTGAACGTAGCCTCCTCCATGGTTGGTGCGTTCATGGGAACGCTAAGGAGGCTCGGGAAGTCCTCAATGAAATGA